Proteins found in one Misgurnus anguillicaudatus chromosome 3, ASM2758022v2, whole genome shotgun sequence genomic segment:
- the LOC141355254 gene encoding uncharacterized protein, whose product MTTTVAPTTTTVAPTTSTTSTPATTTATLTTTTVAPTTTTVVSTTTLVPPTTTTVAPTTTTVAPTTSTIAPFTTTVSETTTTVSSKTTTVVPTTATVAATTTTVVPTTTTVAPTTTIVAPTTRTVAPTTTTVAPTSTTVVPTTTTVAPTTTMVAPTTTTVAPTTTTVAPTTTTVAPTTTTVAPITTMVAPTTTTVAATTTTVGPTTTTVAPTTTTVAPTPTTVSATTTTVAPTTTNVAPTTTTVAPTSTTVVPTTTTVVPTTTIVAPTTTLVAPTTTSVGPTTTTTAPTTKTVASMTTTVAPTTTTVAPTTSTTSTPATTTATLTTTTVPPTTTTVAPTTTTVAPTTTTVAPTTTTVAPTTTIVVPTTTTIAPTTTIFAPTTTTFAPTTRTVAPTTSTSSTTPTTTVTLTTTTVAPTTTTVFPTTTMLAPTTTMLAPTTTTIAPTTTTFAPTTTTVATTTSTTSTPATTKATLTSTTVAPTTTTVVPTTTTIAPTTTTITSTTTNPTHTSATTSATTTITPNTPRTLTTPHQTSTNYVPTTTSITQTTTPIPITTTNAQTSRTLTLTTTPLPTTKADSQIIITTASPTIVETTKTSATPTFTKPLSTTTNVAPTTTIAPTTFSTTTVIAPTIATTTTTYKTMTLTTATISPTTTTFGQTTTTITPIPTVTAPTTTTLLTSTTFAPTSTTASSTTTTRTTTTVPVRTTSAITKTDGRVSTSSSTTTTNPEKTTTAFSRSTTIVSRQTTTTIAPTSTTASATDTLSAKTTFTTATTTTTLPTNTTVPLKSTTLIPKNTTSDMASTTVFATGTSFGQTSILLTSSITNTTPTTTAPQSNTTVVPFSTTVLATSTTFGQTSTIITSSTTATAPTTTNTTVAPTSTTTISKTTPAALTSTTLSATGTTFGQTSTTLASSTTTTSPATTNTTVGPASTPVSATGTTFDQTSTILASSTTATAPTTTTLPTNTTVASTSTTFSGTGTTFGQTSATLALKTTATAPTTTNTTVAPASTTVSATGTTFGQTSATLASSATAIAPTTTVASTSTTVSATGTTFGETSATLASSTTATAPTTTNTTVVPASTTVSATGSSFGQTSATLASSTTGITPTTTNTTVAPVSTTVSATGTTFGQTSATLASSTIATAPTTISTTVSLASTPVSETGTTVGQTSTTIASSTIATAPTTTNTTVAPASTTVSAMGTTFGQTSTTHASSTIATAPITINTTVAPASTTVSATGTTFGQTSATLASITTATAPTTTNTTVAPASTTVSATGTTFGQTSETLASSTTAITPTTTNTTVAPASTTVSATGTTFGQTSESLASSTTAITPTTTNTTVAPVSTTLSVTGTTFEQTSTTLASSTTSTAPTTSNTTVAPASTTVSATGTTSGQTSETPASSTTAITPTTTNTTVAPVSTTLSVTGTTFEQTSTTLASSTTSTAPTTSNTTVAPASTTVSATGTTSGQTSETLASSTTAITPTTTNTTVAPVSTTLSVTGTTFEQTSTTLASSITATAPTITNTTVVPASTTVSATGSYFGQTSATLASSATAIASTTTNTTVAPVSTMLSATGTTFGQTSTTHASSTTAITQTTTNTTVALANTTVSATGTTFGQTSTTIASSTIATAPTTTNTTVAPASTTVSATGTTFGQTSESLASSTTAMAPATTNTTVAPVSTMLSATGTTFEQTSTTLASPTIATAPTTTNTTVAPASTTVSATGTTFGPTSATLASSTKAITPNTTVAPASTAVSATGPTFSQTSTILAASGSTVVSSTTNTTVAPASTTVSAAGTTFRQTSTTLASSTTATAQTTTNTTVAPVSPTLSATGTTYGQTSTTLASSTTATARTTTNTTVAPVSPTLSASGTTFGQTSTTLASSTTATSLSTTNTTVAPASTTVSATGSTFGQTSESLASSTIATAPTTTNTTVSSASTSVYETGTTFGQTSTTIASSTTATSLSTTNTTVAPASTTVSATGSTFGQTSESLASSTTAIAPTTTNTTVAPVSTMLSATGTTFEQTSTTLASSTTATAPTTSNTTVAPVRTTVSATGTTFGQTSTTHASSTTATAPTTTTVGSARTTVSATGPTFSQTSTVLAASGSTAVPSTTNTTIAPASTTVSATGTTFGHTSATLASSTTEIAPTTTNTTVVPSSTTVSATGTTFSQTSTILTSSSTATAPTTTNTILAPTSTTTIPKTTAAASTSTTVSATGPTFSQTSTIIAASSTTATPTNITVDSTSTSVSATGTTFGKTSTILTSSTTASAPTTTNTIVAPTSTTTIPKNTAAASTSTFSAAGPTFSQTSTILAASSTTAAPSSTNTTVAPTSTTFSATGTTFGQTSTTLASSITATAPSTTNTTVAPTSTTIIPKTTAAVTTTTSVSATGPTFGQTSTMLAASSTAAAPNTSVAPTSTTTNPKNTSDSTSTTLTATGQTYGQTSTTLNLTATATEPSKTTLSTNTNVVPSSTTVSATGATFGPTSTTLASSVIATAPTTTSTIVAPTSTTTIPKTPPAASTSTTVSTTGPTFDQTSTMLAASSTAAAPSTTNTTVVPANTTVSATGATFGQISTTLVSSITAPTTTNTIVAPTSTTTIQKTIAADSTNTTISSTSTTFAQTSTIVILPTSTTTQTTITLPPEQSVASTTTTTVFTSRTPVTPGSAEVTSKLLFNSSSPVPSEALVLSAINILLESRVSQLKEAVKLMNVSYEKISDTSYAVFFTFTLSNISMPEDPELINNTYKQVQDMINDALNTLLNDPSSVKFEPNSSNFTSTLDQIHGNMNYTFQDGDEIQPFSFLNELRKLMGLSTTMSPLTTSSFPVTSFQQISGSAEVTSKLVFNSSSPVPSKALVLSAINILLESRLSQLKETVKLVNVSYEKISDTSYAVFFTFTLSNISMPEDPELTNNTYQQVQEMINNALNTLLNDPSSVKFEPNSSNFTSTSDQIFGNMDYTFHDGDEIQPVSFLNELRKLMGLTTTTTSPLSTSSFPVTSFQQISGSADVTSKLVFNSSSPVPSEALVLSAINILLESRVLQLRETVKLVNVSYEKISDTSYAAVFTFTLSNISMPEEPELRNNTYKQVQDMINDALNTLLNDPSSVKFEPNSSNFT is encoded by the exons atgaccacaacggttgctcccacaacaacaactgttgctccaacaacaagcACAACCAGTACCCCAGCAACTACAACAGCTACTCTAaccaccacaacagttgctccaaccaccacaactgttgtttCAACCACCACATTGGTtcctccaaccaccacaactgttgctccaaccaccacaacggttgctccaaccacctcAACCATTGCTCCATTTACCACAACCGTGTCTgaaaccaccacaactgtttcttcaaAAACCACAACGGTTGTTCCAACAACTGCAACAGTTGCtgcaaccaccacaactgttgttccaaccaccacaaccgttgctccaaccaccacaattgttgctccaaccaccagaACAGTTGCTCCTAcgaccacaaccgttgctccaaccagCACAACCGTTgttccaaccaccacaaccgttgctccaaccacaacaatggttgctccaacaacaacaacggtAGCTCCTaccaccacaacagttgctccaaccaccacaaccgttgctccaaccaccacaacagttgctcctATAACCACAatggttgctccaaccaccacaacagttgctGCAACTACCACAACCGTTGGcccaaccaccacaaccgttgctccaaccaccacaacagttgctccaacccCCACAACAGTTTCTGcaaccaccacaaccgttgctccaaccaccacaaacgttgctccaaccaccacaaccgttgctccaaccagCACAACCGTTgttccaaccaccacaaccgttgTTCCAACCACCACAAtcgttgctccaaccaccacattggttgctccaaccacaaCATCGGTTGGTCCAACCACAACAACGACAGCTCCAACCACCAAAACAGttgcttcaatgaccacaacggttgctcccacaacaacaactgttgctccaacaacaagcACAACCAGTACCCCAGCAACTACAACAGCTACTCTAaccaccacaacagttcctccaaccaccacaactgttgctccaaccaccacaacggttgctccaaccaccaccaCTGTCGCTCCAACCACGACaacggttgctccaaccaccacaatcGTTGTTCCAACCACAACAACtattgctccaaccaccacaatttttgctccaaccaccacaacattTGCTCCAACCACAAGAACTGTTGCCCCAACAACAAGCACCTCCAGTACCACACCAACTACAACAGTTACTCTAACCActacaacagttgctccaaccaccacaaccgtttttccaaccaccacaatgcttgctccaaccaccacaatgcttgctccaaccaccacaactattgctccaaccaccacaacttttgctccaaccacaacaactgttgcCACAACAACAAGCACAACCAGTACCCCAGCAACTACAAAAGCTACTCTAACCAGCACAACCGTTGcaccaaccaccacaactgttgttcCAACCACCACGACcattgctccaaccaccacaaccatTACTTCAACCACTACAAATCCCACACACACCTCAGCAACCACTTCAGCAACAACTACAATAACTCCAAATACCCCAAGAACATTAACAACACCACATCAAACATCCACTAATTATGTTCCAACTACCACAAGTATTACACAGACCACAACACCAATTCCAATTACAACAACTAATGCTCAAACTAGCAGAACTTTGACACTTACCACAACACCACTTCCAACAACTAAAGCTGATTCTCAAATAATCATAACTACTGCGTCACCAACAATAGTTGAAACAACCAAAACCAGTGCAACACCCACTTTTACAAAACCTTTATCAACAACCACaaatgttgctccaaccacaacTATAGCACCAACTACATTTTCAACAACCACTGTTATTGCTCCAACAATTGCAACTACAACAACAACTTACAAAACCATGACTCTGACAACTGCAACTATctctccaacaaccacaacctttggtcaaacaacaacaactatCACTCCAATACCTACAGTTACAGCACCAACCACAACAACACTTCTAACAAGCACAACATTTGCTCCAACAAGCACAACAGCATCATCAACAACTACAACCcgaacaacaacaactgttccAGTAAGAACAACTTCAGCAATTACCAAAACTGATGGTAGAGTTTCTACGTCTtcttcaacaacaacaacaaatccTGAAAAAACTACAACAGCTTTTTCAAGAAGTACAACTATAGTATCGCGTCAAACAACCACAACTATTGCTCCAACAAGTACAACTGCCTCTGCAACAGACACACTCTCTGCAAAAACTACATTTACAACAGCAACTACAACAACAACACTTCCGACAAACacaactgttcctttaaaaagcacaacactaattCCAAAAAATACAACTTCTGATATGGCAAGCACAACTGTCTTTGCAACAGGCACATCCTTTGGTCAAACATCAATACTTCTCACTTCATcaattacaaatacaacacCAACCACAACAGCACCTCAATCGAACACAACTGTTGTTCCTTTCAGCACAACTGTCTTGGCAACAAGCACAACCTTTGGTCAAACTTCAACAATCATTACTTCATCAACTACAGCTACAGCACCAACcacaacaaacacaactgttgctccaacaagcACAACAACAATTTCAAAAACCACACCTGCTGCTTTAACCAGCACAACTCTCTCTGCAACAGGTACAACCTTTGGACAAACATCAACAACTCTTGCTTCATCAACTACAACTACATCACCAGCcacaacaaacacaactgttggtccagcCAGCACACCTGTCTCTGCAACAGGTACAACCTTTGATCAAACATCAACAATTCTTGCTTCTTCAACTACAGCTACAGCACCAACCACAACAACACTTCCAACaaacacaactgttgcttcaaccaGCACAACTTTTTCTGGAACAGGCACAACCTTTGGGCAAACATCAGCAACTCTTGCTTTAAAAACTACAGCTACAGCACCAACcacaacaaacacaactgttgctccagcCAGCACAACTGTCTCTGCAACAGGCACAACCTTTGGGCAAACATCAGCAACTCTTGCTTCATCAGCTACAGCAATAGCaccaaccacaacagttgcttcAACCAGCACAACTGTCTCTGCAACGGGCACAACCTTTGGGGAAACATCAGCAACTCTTGCTTCATCAACTACAGCTACAGCACCAACcacaacaaacacaactgtTGTTCCAGCCAGCACAACTGTCTCTGCAACAGGCTCAAGCTTTGGGCAAACATCAGCAACTCTTGCTTCATCAACTACAGGGATAACACCAACcacaacaaacacaactgttgctccagtCAGCACAACTGTTTCTGCAACAGGCACAACCTTTGGGCAAACATCAGCAACTCTTGCTTCATCAACTATAGCTACAGCACCAACCACAATAAGCACAACTGTTTCTCTAGCCAGCACACCTGTTTCTGAAACAGGCACAACCGTTGGGCAAACATCAACAACTATTGCTTCATCAACTATAGCTACAGCACCAACcacaacaaacacaactgttgctccagcCAGCACAACTGTCTCTGCAATGGGCACAACCTTTGGGCAAACATCAACAACTCATGCTTCATCAACTATAGCTACAGCACCAATCACAATaaacacaactgttgctccagcCAGCACAACTGTCTCTGCAACGGGCACAACCTTTGGGCAAACATCAGCAACTCTTGCTTCAATAACTACAGCTACAGCACCAACcacaacaaacacaactgttgctccagcCAGCACAACTGTCTCTGCAACAGGCACAACCTTTGGGCAAACATCAGAAACTCTTGCTTCATCAACTACAGCAATAACACCAACcacaacaaacacaactgttgctccagcCAGCACAACTGTCTCTGCAACGGGCACAACCTTTGGCCAAACATCAGAATCTCTTGCTTCATCAACTACAGCAATAACACCAACcacaacaaacacaactgttgctccagtCAGCACAACACTCTCTGTGACAGGCACAACGTTTGAGCAAACATCAACAACACTTGCTTCATCAACTACATCTACAGCACCAACCACATCaaacacaactgttgctccagcCAGCACAACTGTCTCTGCAACGGGCACAACCTCTGGGCAAACATCAGAAACTCCTGCTTCATCAACTACAGCAATAACACCCACCACAACCaacacaactgttgctccagtCAGCACAACACTCTCTGTGACAGGCACAACGTTTGAGCAAACATCAACAACACTTGCTTCATCAACTACATCTACAGCACCAACCACATCaaacacaactgttgctccagcCAGCACGACTGTCTCTGCAACGGGCACAACCTCTGGGCAAACATCAGAAACTCTTGCTTCATCAACTACAGCAATAACACCAACcacaacaaacacaactgttgctccagtCAGCACAACACTCTCTGTGACAGGCACAACGTTTGAGCAAACATCAACAACACTTGCTTCATCAATTACAGCTACAGCACCAACCATAACAAACACAACTGTTGTTCCAGCCAGCACAACTGTCTCTGCAACAGGCTCATACTTTGGGCAAACATCAGCAACTCTTGCTTCATCAGCTACAGCAATAGCATCAACcacaacaaacacaactgttgctccagtCAGCACAATGCTCTCTGCAACAGGCACAACCTTCGGGCAAACATCAACAACTCATGCTTCATCAACTACAGCGATAACACAAACcacaacaaacacaactgtTGCTCTAGCCAACACAACTGTTTCTGCAACAGGCACAACCTTTGGGCAAACATCAACAACTATTGCTTCATCAACTATAGCTACAGCACCAACcacaacaaacacaactgttgctccagcCAGCACAACTGTCTCTGCAACGGGCACAACCTTTGGCCAAACATCAGAATCTCTTGCTTCATCAACTACAGCAATGGCACCAGCcacaacaaacacaactgttgctccagtCAGTACAATGCTCTCTGCAACAGGCACAACCTTTGAGCAAACATCAACAACTCTTGCTTCACCAACTATAGCTACAGCACCAACcacaacaaacacaactgttgctccagcCAGCACAACTGTCTCTGCAACGGGCACAACCTTTGGGCCAACATCAGCTACTCTTGCTTCATCAACTAAAGCAATAACACCaaacacaactgttgctccagcCAGCACAGCTGTCTCTGCAACAGGTCCAACTTTTAGTCAAACATCAACAATTCTTGCTGCCTCAGGTTCAACTGTAGTTTCAAGcacaacaaacacaactgttgctccagcCAGCACAACTGtctctgcagcaggcacaaccTTTAGGCAAACATCAACAACTCTTGCTTCATCAACTACAGCTACAGCACAAACcacaacaaacacaactgttgctcctGTCAGCCCAACACTCTCTGCAACAGGCACAACCTATGGGCAAACATCAACAACTCTTGCTTCATCAACTACAGCTACAGCACGAACcacaacaaacacaactgttgctccagtCAGCCCAACACTCTCTGCATCAGGCACAACCTTTGGGCAAACATCAACAACTCTTGCTTCATCAACTACAGCTACATCACTTAGcacaacaaacacaactgttgctccagcCAGCACAACTGTCTCTGCAACAGGTTCAACCTTTGGCCAAACATCAGAATCTCTTGCTTCATCAACTATAGCTACAGCACCAACcacaacaaacacaactgtTTCTTCAGCCAGCACATCTGTTTATGAAACAGGCACAACCTTTGGGCAAACATCAACAACTATTGCTTCATCAACTACAGCTACATCACTTAGcacaacaaacacaactgttgctccagcCAGCACAACTGTCTCTGCAACAGGCTCAACCTTTGGGCAAACATCAGAATCTCTTGCTTCATCAACTACAGCAATAGCACCAACcacaacaaacacaactgttgctccagtCAGTACAATGCTCTCTGCAACAGGCACAACCTTTGAGCAAACATCAACAACTCTTGCTTCATCAACTACAGCTACAGCACCAACCACATCaaacacaactgttgctccagtCAGGACAACTGTCTCTGCAACAGGCACAACCTTTGGGCAAACATCAACAACTCATGCTTCCTCAACTACAGCTACAGCACCAACCACAACAACTGTTGGTTCAGCCAGGACAACTGTCTCTGCAACAGGCCCAACCTTTAGTCAAACATCAACAGTTCTTGCTGCTTCAGGGTCAACTGCAGTTCCAAGCACAACAAACACAACTATTGCTCCAGCCAGCACAACTGTCTCTGCAACAGGCACAACCTTTGGGCATACATCAGCAACCCTTGCTTCATCAACTACAGAAATAGCACCAACcacaacaaacacaactgtTGTTCCATCCAGCACAACTGTATCTGCAACAGGCACAACCTTTAGTCAAACATCAACAATTCTCACATCATCATCTACAGCTACAGCACCAACCACAACAAACACAATTCTTGCACCAACAAGCACAACAACAATTCCAAAAACCACAGCTGCTGCTTCAACAAGCACAACTGTCTCTGCAACAGGCCCAACCTTTAGTCAAACATCAACAATTATTGCTGCTTCAAGTACAACTGCAACTCCAACAAACATAACTGTTGATTCAACCAGCACATCTGTCTCTGCAACAGGCACAACCTTTGGTAAAACATCAACAATTCTCACTTCATCAACTACAGCTTCAGCACCAACCACAACAAACACTATTGTTGCACCAACAAGCACAACAACAATTCCAAAAAACACAGCTGCTGCTTCCACAAGCACTTTTTCTGCAGCAGGCCCAACCTTTAGTCAAACATCAACAATTCTTGCTGCTTCAAGTACAACTGCAGCTCCAAGCTCAACaaacacaactgttgctccaaccagcACAACTTTCTCTGCAACAGGCACAACCTTTGGTCAAACATCAACAACTCTCGCTTCATCAATTACAGCTACAGCACCATCAACAACaaacacaactgttgctccaacaagcACAACAATAATTCCAAAAACCACAGCTGCTGTTACAACAACTACATCTGTCTCTGCAACAGGCCCAACCTTTGGTCAAACATCAACAATGCTTGCTGCTTCAAGTACAGCTGCAGCTCCAAacacatctgttgctccaaccagcACAACAACAAATCCAAAAAACACATCTGATTCAACAAGCACAACTCTTACTGCAACAGGCCAAACCTATGGTCAAACATCAACAACTCTCAATTTAACAGCTACAGCTACAGAACCAAGCAAAACAACACTTTCAACAAACACAAATGTTGTTCCATCCAGCACAACTGTCTCTGCAACAGGTGCAACCTTTGGTCCAACATCAACAACTCTTGCTTCATCAGTTATAGCTACAGCACCAACCACAACAAGCACAATTGTTGCACCAACAAGCACAACAACAATTCCAAAAACCCCACCTGCTGCTTCAACAAGCACAACTGTCTCTACAACAGGCCCAACCTTTGATCAAACATCAACAATGCTTGCTGCTTCAAGTACAGCTGCAGCTCCAAGcacaacaaacacaactgtTGTTCCAGCCAACACAACTGTCTCAGCAACAGGTGCTACCTTTGGTCAAATATCAACAACTCTTGTTTCATCAATTACAGCGCCAACCACAACAAACACAATTGTTGCTCCAACAAGCACAACAACAATTCAAAAAACCATAGCTGCTGATTCAACCAACACAACTATCTCTTCAACAAGCACAACCTTTGCTCAAACATCAACAATTGTCATTTTACCAACTTCAACTACAACACAAACCACAATAACACTTCCACCTGAACAAAGTGTTGCTTCCACAACTACAACTACAGTGTTCACATCCAGAACACCTGTTACACCTGGTTCAGCAGAAGTGACAAGCAAACTGCTGTTCAACTCGTCATCTCCAGTCCCCAGTGAAGCTCTCGTGCTTAGTGCTATCAACATTCTCCTGGAATCCAGAGTTTCACAACTGAAAGAAGCAGTCAAACTGATGAATGTCAGCTATGAAA AAATCTCGGACACCTCCTATGCAGTCTTCTTTACATTTACCTTGAGTAACATCAGTATGCCAGAAGACCCAGAGCTTATAAACAACACTTACAAGCAAGTGCAGGACATGATCAATGATGCA CTAAACACTCTTCTGAATGATCCAAGCAGTGTGAAGTTTGAACCCAACTCCTCCAACTTCAC GAGCACATTAGACCAAATCCATGGCAATATGAATTACACATTTCAAGATGGAGATGAGATACAACCTTTCAGTTTCCTAAATGAGCTTCGTAAACTCATGG GTCTAAGCACTACAATGTCTCCACTGACAACAAGTAGCTTCCCTGTGACGTCTTTCCAGCAAAT ATCTGGATCCGCAGAGGTTACAAGCAAACTGGTGTTCAACTCCTCATCTCCAGTCCCCAGTAAAGCTTTGGTGCTCAGTGCTATCAACATTCTCCTGGAATCCAGACTTTCACAACTGAAAGAAACAGTCAAGCTGGTGAATGTCAGCTATGAAA AAATCTCGGACACCTCCTATGCAGTATTCTTTACATTTACCTTGAGTAACATTAGCATGCCAGAAGACCCAGAGCTTACAAACAACACTTACCAGCAAGTGCAGGAGATGATCAACAATGCG CTGAACACTCTTCTGAATGATCCAAGCAGTGTGAAGTTTGAACCCAACTCCTCCAACTTCAC GAGCACATCAGACCAAATCTTTGGCAATATGGATTACACTTTCCATGATGGAGATGAGATACAACCTGTCAGCTTCCTCAATGAGCTTCGTAAACTCATGG GTCTGACCACTACAACAACATCTCCGCTGTCAACAAGTAGCTTCCCTGTGACGTCTTTCCAGCAAAT ATCTGGTTCAGCAGACGTTACAAGCAAACTGGTGTTCAACTCCTCATCTCCAGTCCCCAGTGAAGCTTTGGTGCTCAGTGCTATCAACATTCTCCTGGAATCAAGAGTTTTACAACTGAGAGAAACAGTCAAGCTGGTGAATGTCAGCTATGAAA AAATCTCGGACACCTCCTATGCAGCtgtctttacatttaccttGAGTAACATCAGCATGCCAGAAGAGCCAGAGCTTAGAAACAACACTTACAAGCAAGTGCAGGACATGATCAATGATGCG CTGAACACTCTTCTGAATGATCCAAGCAGTGTGAAGTTTGAACCCAACTCCTCCAACTTCACGTAA